In one Micromonospora polyrhachis genomic region, the following are encoded:
- the drmD gene encoding DISARM system SNF2-like helicase DrmD, whose translation MTTNGAKQAAGVEKADVPAPGQLVTIRNRRWVAADVVRSEVASGDPHVFTGRAPHLVTLVSVEDDARDEELRVVWELEPGRVVHDSANLPDPRAGFDDPQQLAAFLDAVRWGAIASADRTALQAPFRAGIEIEDYQLDPVVRALSMPRTNLLIADDVGLGKTVEAGLVMQELMLRHRARTMLIVCPAGLTRQWRDEMRDKFGLDFRIVDTDLLKELRRSRGLYANPWTHYPRLIVSVDWLKRDRPMRLLREVLPTTPRYPRAFDLLVVDEIHTCAPSGRGRYAVDSHRTRAIRTLAPHCEHRLFLSATPHNGYQESFTALLELLDDQRFARGIKPTEEQLARVMVRRLKSELPAKWDGSPRFPVRQLGYLEVDYSPAERNAHALLSRYAASRRDSAQGRAGEVAADFVTTLLKRRLFSSPKAFAETVDTHLKTMTARDADSVATAAQGRVERVAGEKVLQPMIERLAETAEDDQAYGDTEADALAAVRHCVTPLSTEERALLGELRTWAQSAQDRPDAKYAALRAWLDPIVRPDGDWSTERVIIFTEYRDTQRWLHERLLTAGYPKERIALLYGGQDADEREHVKNVFTEHPDLDPVRILLATDAASEGINLQRHCHRLLHWEIPWNPNRLEQRNGRVDRHGQRAARVEVLHFVPAGWQQVDYTAGSLEDELAFLRVAVEKVEAIRTDLGSAGEVIAAQVEQKMTGRRTDWQVTDAEIDRRASRARLKVERDLARELHKLTETLKGSRAELNLTPATVERVVRTGLRLAHRRDLVDAPTPADATGTWFRLPELPGAWAAARNDGLLHPVTGVERPVTFDPDAASGRTDVVLLHLGHRLVQMCLRLLRAELWAQARGADSIASSAAKLSRVTARVVPGDLLRTPAVIAHGRVVITGAEGTRLHEEIVVAGGPIEAGRLTRARQEELEKLLAAAGEQVPADRVREQLAALWSTLEIPLGRALATRADQRARSLHGLLARRCAEEVTAIEAVLTELAASIRHKLADEPHWEQPTLFALEQQQLRADRDALRARLDGIPDQRQRETDALRRRYADPTARWFPAAITFLVPAALARGDR comes from the coding sequence ATGACGACGAACGGCGCGAAGCAGGCCGCCGGGGTGGAGAAGGCCGACGTACCGGCCCCGGGCCAACTGGTCACCATCCGCAACCGCCGCTGGGTCGCCGCCGATGTCGTCCGCAGCGAGGTGGCCAGCGGCGACCCGCACGTGTTCACCGGCCGGGCCCCACACCTGGTCACCCTGGTCAGCGTCGAGGACGACGCCCGCGACGAGGAACTGCGGGTGGTCTGGGAGTTGGAGCCCGGCCGGGTGGTGCACGACAGCGCCAACCTGCCCGACCCGCGCGCCGGCTTCGACGACCCGCAACAACTGGCGGCGTTCCTCGACGCGGTGCGCTGGGGGGCGATCGCCTCGGCCGATCGGACCGCACTCCAGGCCCCGTTCCGCGCCGGCATCGAAATCGAGGACTATCAGCTCGATCCGGTGGTCCGAGCGCTGTCCATGCCGCGTACCAACCTGCTCATCGCCGACGACGTGGGCCTCGGAAAGACGGTCGAGGCCGGGCTGGTCATGCAGGAACTGATGCTGCGTCACCGCGCCCGCACCATGCTGATCGTCTGCCCGGCCGGGCTGACCCGGCAGTGGCGCGACGAGATGCGCGACAAGTTCGGCCTCGACTTCCGCATCGTCGACACCGATCTACTCAAGGAGCTACGCCGCTCTCGCGGCCTCTACGCCAACCCGTGGACGCACTATCCCCGACTGATCGTCAGCGTCGACTGGCTCAAGCGGGACCGACCGATGCGGCTGCTCCGCGAGGTGCTGCCGACCACGCCACGCTATCCGCGCGCATTCGACCTGCTGGTGGTGGACGAGATCCACACCTGCGCGCCGTCCGGCCGAGGGCGCTATGCGGTGGACTCGCACCGCACCCGGGCCATCCGTACCCTCGCCCCGCACTGCGAACACCGGCTCTTCCTCTCCGCCACCCCGCACAACGGCTACCAGGAGTCGTTCACCGCCCTGCTGGAACTCCTCGACGACCAGCGGTTCGCCCGAGGCATCAAGCCCACCGAGGAACAGCTGGCCCGGGTGATGGTGCGCCGGCTCAAGAGCGAACTGCCGGCCAAGTGGGACGGCAGCCCGCGCTTCCCGGTGCGGCAGCTCGGCTACCTGGAGGTCGACTACTCCCCGGCCGAACGTAACGCCCACGCCCTGCTCTCCCGCTATGCGGCGAGCCGCCGGGACAGCGCCCAGGGCCGGGCCGGTGAGGTCGCCGCCGACTTCGTCACCACCCTGCTCAAACGGCGGCTCTTCTCCTCGCCGAAGGCGTTCGCGGAGACCGTCGACACGCACCTGAAGACCATGACCGCCCGGGACGCCGACAGCGTCGCCACCGCCGCTCAGGGCCGGGTCGAACGGGTTGCCGGTGAGAAGGTCCTGCAACCGATGATCGAGCGGCTGGCCGAGACCGCCGAGGACGACCAGGCGTACGGCGACACCGAGGCGGACGCGCTGGCCGCCGTACGACACTGCGTCACGCCACTGTCGACCGAGGAGCGCGCCCTCCTCGGCGAGCTGCGCACCTGGGCGCAGTCAGCCCAGGACCGGCCGGACGCCAAGTACGCCGCGCTGCGCGCCTGGCTCGACCCGATCGTGCGGCCCGACGGCGACTGGTCCACCGAGCGGGTCATCATCTTCACCGAATACCGGGACACCCAACGCTGGCTGCACGAACGGCTGCTCACCGCCGGCTATCCGAAGGAGCGGATCGCCCTGCTCTACGGCGGGCAGGACGCCGACGAGCGCGAGCACGTCAAGAACGTCTTCACCGAGCATCCCGACCTCGACCCGGTACGCATCCTGCTCGCCACCGACGCGGCCAGCGAGGGCATCAACCTGCAACGGCACTGCCATCGGCTGCTGCACTGGGAGATCCCGTGGAACCCGAACCGGCTCGAACAGCGCAACGGCCGGGTCGACCGGCACGGCCAGCGCGCCGCCCGGGTGGAGGTGCTGCACTTCGTACCGGCCGGATGGCAGCAGGTCGACTACACCGCCGGTTCGCTGGAGGACGAGCTGGCCTTCCTGCGGGTGGCCGTGGAGAAGGTGGAGGCGATCCGTACCGACCTGGGCAGCGCGGGCGAGGTGATCGCCGCCCAGGTCGAACAGAAGATGACCGGCAGGCGGACCGACTGGCAGGTCACCGACGCCGAGATCGACCGCCGGGCCAGCCGCGCCCGGTTGAAGGTGGAACGTGATCTCGCCCGTGAGCTGCACAAGCTCACCGAGACCCTGAAGGGCAGCCGGGCCGAGCTGAACCTCACCCCGGCCACCGTGGAACGGGTGGTCCGGACCGGGCTGCGGCTGGCCCACCGGCGGGACCTGGTCGACGCGCCCACCCCGGCCGACGCCACCGGCACCTGGTTCCGGCTGCCCGAGCTGCCCGGGGCCTGGGCCGCCGCGCGTAACGACGGGCTGCTGCACCCGGTCACCGGGGTCGAACGGCCGGTGACCTTCGACCCGGACGCGGCGTCGGGGCGTACCGACGTGGTGCTGCTGCACCTCGGGCACCGGCTGGTGCAGATGTGTCTGCGGCTGCTGCGCGCCGAGCTGTGGGCGCAGGCGCGAGGTGCCGACAGCATCGCTTCGAGCGCGGCGAAGCTGAGCCGGGTCACCGCTCGGGTCGTACCCGGGGATCTGCTGCGCACCCCGGCGGTGATCGCCCACGGCCGGGTGGTCATCACCGGGGCGGAAGGCACCCGGCTGCACGAGGAGATCGTGGTGGCCGGTGGGCCGATCGAGGCCGGCAGGCTGACCCGGGCCCGCCAGGAGGAGCTGGAGAAGCTGCTGGCCGCCGCCGGCGAGCAGGTGCCGGCCGATCGGGTACGCGAACAGTTGGCCGCGCTCTGGTCGACGCTGGAGATCCCCCTCGGCCGGGCGCTGGCGACCCGGGCCGACCAGCGGGCCCGCAGCCTGCACGGGCTGCTGGCCCGGCGCTGCGCGGAGGAGGTCACCGCGATCGAGGCGGTGCTCACCGAGCTGGCCGCCTCGATCCGGCACAAGCTCGCCGACGAGCCGCACTGGGAACAGCCGACCCTGTTCGCCCTGGAACAGCAGCAGTTGCGGGCCGACCGGGACGCGCTGCGCGCCCGGCTCGACGGCATCCCGGACCAGCGACAACGGGAAACCGACGCGCTGCGCCGCCGGTATGCCGACCCCACCGCCCGCTGGTTCCCCGCCGCCATCACCTTCCTGGTGCCCGCCGCCCTCGCCCGAGGTGACCGCTGA
- a CDS encoding UvrD-helicase domain-containing protein, which translates to MPKLGIAKDFLADYAKLQKPIQKAVDAAIEKFAEHTHAGLHLEKLANAKDSRIRTIRVNQFYRGVVLAPDSGDEFLLLTVLPHDDANAYAVSRRFTVNQALGVLEVRNQQALDGIEPALRQAAKESPTLLFAKVKDADLVRLGIDADILPLVRLLTTEAHLEALANLLPTPQYDALTGLAAGMSPEQVWDEVSAYLPTGTPPEEVDADDLAAAVARTPDRFVLVSGPEELAQILAHPFDAWRVFLHPAQREIAHRPSYAGPALVTGGAGTGKTVTALHRAVFLARRAEAGALAADDRNDGPAAPSILLTTFTRNLADALDRQLGTLTDDPSTRERVEVLNVDRLAYRVVAEALGRQPNVVDQRELRQLWDTAAKATGGAFTGVFLEREWEHVILAQRLRQPAEYLAARRHGRGSPLRAEQRQQVWEAIRQVTDSLRQRDQHTHLQLADQAARLLAERTTRPYRHVIVDEGQDLHPAQWRLLRAAVAVGPDDLFIVADPHQRIYDNHVSLGSLGVGIRGRSRKLTINYRTTQEILAWSVRLLTGLTPTGLDDQPDSLTGYRSPIHGRRPIVRSHSDRDTEYGQLADQISRWLDGGVEPHAIGVAARNGHLVRAIRDKLGAAGIPVSSTTASKTNAVRVGTMHAMKGLEFRCLAAVGVDASTVPAKAAVTAASEDPIAHQHDLQRERCLLFVACTRARDSLYVSYVGHPSPFLATI; encoded by the coding sequence ATGCCGAAGCTTGGCATCGCCAAGGATTTTCTGGCCGATTACGCCAAGCTGCAAAAGCCCATACAGAAAGCCGTCGATGCAGCGATCGAGAAGTTCGCCGAGCACACCCACGCCGGCCTGCATCTTGAGAAGCTGGCCAATGCAAAAGACTCGCGGATTCGCACGATCCGGGTCAACCAGTTCTATCGGGGAGTCGTCCTTGCACCCGACAGTGGTGACGAGTTTCTGCTGCTCACAGTGCTACCGCACGACGATGCCAACGCGTACGCGGTCAGCCGCCGATTCACCGTCAACCAGGCGCTCGGCGTGCTTGAGGTCCGTAACCAACAGGCCCTCGACGGCATCGAGCCCGCACTACGCCAGGCCGCCAAGGAAAGCCCGACCCTGCTGTTCGCCAAGGTCAAGGACGCCGACCTGGTCCGGCTCGGTATCGACGCCGACATTTTGCCACTCGTACGGCTGCTGACCACCGAGGCGCATCTGGAAGCGCTGGCCAATTTGCTGCCCACCCCGCAGTACGACGCGTTGACCGGGCTGGCCGCCGGAATGAGCCCGGAACAGGTGTGGGACGAGGTCAGCGCCTATCTGCCCACCGGCACGCCGCCAGAAGAAGTCGACGCGGACGATCTTGCCGCTGCTGTCGCGCGTACCCCCGACCGCTTCGTGCTCGTCTCCGGGCCGGAGGAGCTGGCCCAGATCCTGGCCCACCCGTTCGACGCGTGGCGGGTCTTCCTGCACCCGGCCCAGCGGGAGATCGCCCATCGCCCGTCGTACGCCGGACCGGCGCTGGTCACCGGCGGTGCCGGCACCGGCAAGACGGTGACCGCGCTGCACCGAGCCGTCTTCCTCGCCCGGCGGGCCGAAGCCGGAGCCTTGGCCGCCGACGACCGAAACGACGGCCCGGCCGCACCCTCGATCCTCCTGACGACCTTCACCCGCAACCTCGCCGACGCCCTGGACCGCCAACTCGGCACTCTCACCGACGATCCGTCGACCCGTGAGCGGGTCGAAGTGCTCAACGTCGACCGGCTCGCCTACCGGGTGGTCGCCGAGGCGCTCGGCCGGCAACCCAACGTGGTCGACCAGCGAGAGTTACGGCAGCTCTGGGACACTGCCGCCAAGGCCACCGGCGGAGCGTTCACCGGGGTCTTCCTGGAACGTGAATGGGAGCACGTCATCCTCGCTCAGCGGCTGCGGCAACCGGCCGAATACCTCGCCGCCCGTCGGCACGGTCGAGGCAGCCCACTCCGTGCCGAGCAGCGCCAACAGGTGTGGGAGGCGATCCGGCAGGTCACCGACAGTCTGCGTCAGCGTGACCAGCACACCCACCTACAGCTCGCCGACCAGGCGGCCCGCCTCCTCGCCGAGCGGACGACGCGGCCCTACCGGCACGTCATCGTCGACGAGGGGCAGGATCTGCACCCGGCACAGTGGCGGCTGCTCCGGGCGGCGGTCGCTGTCGGGCCCGACGATCTGTTCATCGTCGCCGACCCGCATCAGCGGATCTACGACAACCACGTGTCGCTGGGCAGTCTCGGCGTCGGCATCCGGGGACGCAGCCGGAAACTGACCATCAACTACCGCACCACCCAGGAGATCCTGGCCTGGTCGGTGCGGCTGCTCACCGGGCTCACCCCCACCGGGCTGGACGACCAGCCCGACAGCCTGACCGGCTACCGATCACCCATCCACGGTCGCCGTCCCATCGTGCGGTCCCACTCCGACCGGGACACCGAGTACGGGCAGCTCGCCGACCAGATCAGCCGGTGGCTCGACGGCGGGGTGGAACCGCACGCCATCGGGGTGGCGGCCCGCAACGGCCACCTCGTGCGGGCGATCCGCGACAAGCTCGGTGCGGCCGGCATCCCGGTCAGCTCCACCACCGCCAGCAAGACCAATGCGGTACGCGTCGGCACCATGCACGCGATGAAGGGCCTGGAGTTCCGCTGTCTCGCTGCCGTCGGCGTCGACGCGTCGACCGTACCGGCCAAGGCCGCCGTGACCGCCGCCAGCGAAGACCCGATCGCCCATCAGCACGACCTGCAACGCGAGCGATGCCTGCTCTTCGTCGCCTGCACCCGCGCCCGTGACTCGCTCTACGTCTCGTACGTGGGCCACCCCAGCCCCTTCCTGGCAACCATCTAG